A segment of the Streptomyces sp. ITFR-21 genome:
GTATGCCGGTACATCGACTCCTCGGACGAGTGGATCCGGTCCAGAACCGGGATCAGAACGCGCCGCTGGGCCGGCCCCGACGAGACGCTCGGCGCCATGGCGGAACAGGCCGCGAACAAGGCCGTGGCGGCGGCCGGTCTCACCCCGGCCGACATCACCTGCGTGATCGCGGCCACCTTCACCCATCTGATGCAGACGCCGGCGGTCGCCACCGAGATCGCCCACCGGATCGGCGCGACCCGCGCGGCCGGCTTCGACATCTCCGCGGGCTGCGCCGGTTTCGTGCACGGCGTGGTGCTCGCCTCCGACGCGGTCCGCGCCCGCGGCGGGCACGTCCTGGTGGTCGGCGTCGAGCGGATGACCGACATCCTCGACCTGACCGACCGCTCCACCGCGTTCATCTTCGGCGACGGCGCGGGCGCGGTGGTCGTCGGCCCGTCCGAGACCCCGGGCATCGGCCCGGCCGTCTGGGGCGCGGACGGCGGGCAGGCCGACGTGATCAGCCAGAGCGCGCCCTGGGACGTGCTGAAGAAGGACCCAGGGCACCCGTTCCCGGCGCTGCGGCAGGACGGGCAGCGGGTGTTCCGCTGGGCGGTGTACGAGATGGCCAAGGTCGCCCGGCAGGCGCTGGACGAGGCCGGGATCAGGCCCGAGCAGCTGGACGCGTTCATCCCCCACCAGGCCAACGAGCGGATCATCGACAGCATGACCCGCTCGATGGGGCTGCCGGACGAGGTGACCGTCGCCAAGGACATCATCACCAACGGCAACACCTCGGGCGCGTCCATCCCGCTCGCCATGGAGGCGGTGCTTTCCGCCGGGGCCGCGCCCTCGGGCGGTACCGCGCTGCTGCTCGGCTACGGTGCCGGGCTCTCCTACGCGGCGGTCGTCGCCACCCTGCCGTAGCGGGAGGCCGGCGAGGCCCAAGTGCCCGGTCCCGGACGGCACGAAACGGCGGAGGTCCGCACCCCGCCGCCGTTTCGTGTCATCGCCCCGCCGTTCCGGGTCTCCGCCGGCGGCCGGGCCTGTCAGGGCGGCCGGCGCCGCCGGGGACGGCCGGGCGGGGAGCTCGCTCCACCGGTCGGCCGGGTGCTGGTGATCCTTTCAGAGCCCGTGCCGCCGCTGACCAGAACCGGCCACCCGGGGTACGCCGTTCGGCCTGCCGTGAACCGGCCGGGCCCGTACACACCACCGGCCGGCCACTGCCGGACGCCCCCGCTCGCGATGGCCGAAACGCGTTGGTCCCAAGGGCACCATGTCCCTCTCCGGACCCGCCCCGCCCCGCGGGCGCCCGCGCCGGACCTACTCGGTCACCCG
Coding sequences within it:
- a CDS encoding beta-ketoacyl-ACP synthase III, whose product is MTAEITVPEGARHTRILGVGAYRPRRIVDNAEVCRYIDSSDEWIRSRTGIRTRRWAGPDETLGAMAEQAANKAVAAAGLTPADITCVIAATFTHLMQTPAVATEIAHRIGATRAAGFDISAGCAGFVHGVVLASDAVRARGGHVLVVGVERMTDILDLTDRSTAFIFGDGAGAVVVGPSETPGIGPAVWGADGGQADVISQSAPWDVLKKDPGHPFPALRQDGQRVFRWAVYEMAKVARQALDEAGIRPEQLDAFIPHQANERIIDSMTRSMGLPDEVTVAKDIITNGNTSGASIPLAMEAVLSAGAAPSGGTALLLGYGAGLSYAAVVATLP